Proteins encoded within one genomic window of Methanosarcina barkeri str. Wiesmoor:
- a CDS encoding DUF3467 domain-containing protein, translating to MTEDVESRENIERAASKKTKKGIKIEFVKPENFRQIYAIGAAGGHSPYDFRIGFYNDTPKLLGDASESRVIQRRVETEVILSPVAALELSRWLTQHINEYESVFGPIARAIPRPKKESAKLVDESTDLQGYI from the coding sequence ATGACCGAGGATGTTGAATCCAGGGAAAATATCGAAAGAGCAGCTTCTAAAAAGACTAAGAAAGGCATTAAAATCGAGTTTGTGAAGCCTGAGAATTTCAGGCAGATATATGCTATAGGAGCTGCAGGTGGGCACAGCCCCTATGATTTCAGGATTGGTTTTTATAATGACACTCCAAAATTGTTAGGAGATGCCTCGGAATCAAGGGTTATCCAGAGACGTGTAGAAACCGAAGTGATACTTTCTCCGGTAGCTGCACTTGAGCTTTCCCGCTGGCTGACCCAGCATATAAATGAATACGAATCCGTTTTCGGGCCCATTGCAAGAGCAATCCCGAGACCAAAAAAGGAGTCTGCAAAGCTTGTTGACGAAAGTACTGATCTCCAGGGTTACATCTAA
- the mtbC gene encoding dimethylamine corrinoid protein MtbC produces the protein MADTEGLLLEITDAVISCKKEKVIETVGKAKLKLPPEEIIEKGLSAGMNQVGTLFERGKLFLPHVMMAADAMTAGVKLLEEDLPAGTQEKKLGVIVNGTVEGDVHDIGKSIVSTMLQSSGFEVHDLGRDVPTRNFIEKAKEVNADMIGISALMTTTLQGQRDVIELLKEEGLRSKVKVMVGGAPATQSWADKIGADCYAENASEAVAKAKELLF, from the coding sequence ATGGCAGATACAGAAGGCTTACTCCTTGAGATTACTGATGCGGTAATCTCCTGTAAAAAGGAAAAAGTAATCGAAACTGTAGGAAAAGCGAAGTTAAAGCTCCCTCCTGAAGAGATCATAGAAAAAGGGCTTTCAGCAGGCATGAACCAGGTAGGAACCCTTTTTGAGAGAGGGAAACTTTTCCTGCCCCATGTGATGATGGCAGCCGATGCAATGACTGCCGGGGTAAAGCTGCTTGAAGAAGATTTACCAGCAGGCACACAGGAAAAGAAACTGGGAGTTATCGTAAACGGAACCGTCGAAGGCGACGTCCACGATATTGGCAAGTCAATAGTCTCTACTATGCTCCAATCTTCTGGCTTTGAAGTACATGATCTTGGCAGGGATGTGCCTACAAGGAACTTCATCGAAAAGGCAAAGGAAGTCAATGCTGATATGATCGGAATTTCAGCCCTTATGACAACTACCCTTCAGGGGCAGAGGGATGTAATTGAACTCCTCAAGGAAGAAGGTCTCAGGAGCAAAGTAAAGGTTATGGTAGGTGGAGCCCCTGCAACCCAGTCCTGGGCTGACAAAATCGGTGCAGACTGCTACGCCGAAAACGCAAGCGAAGCTGTGGCAAAAGCAAAGGAATTGCTGTTCTGA
- a CDS encoding radical SAM protein — translation MAAPKYLKHYFKVQRDEMPAFFKITERIPVQFDPGMKLEELRKIHSNELEEYRKIKEDLELEAAEALGYKDENDRLAFFTKNFLELPKASPSLLDLKVEITDRMLSNCQCCGWRCEVDRKAGEKGFCRLADTSNYASEFLHMGEEPELVPSHTIFLTGCAFACVYCQNWDISTNPESGTRIEPRKLAKLIDLRRMHGARNVNFVTPTPHAHTVLKIVREISVNTPVIWNSNMYHSPEVAEILEGVVDVYLGDFKYGNNACARKYSKIKNYLEIVQPNFEFAYATAEVLLRHLVLPGHLECCTRPIAEWVAKHIPQIRFNLMFQYRPCYRAMEYPEIGRRLTPEEETKAIEIVKEEGIEDLLV, via the coding sequence ATGGCAGCCCCGAAGTACCTGAAACACTACTTCAAGGTGCAGAGAGATGAAATGCCTGCCTTTTTTAAGATAACCGAAAGAATTCCAGTCCAGTTTGATCCAGGCATGAAGCTTGAAGAGCTCAGGAAAATTCATAGTAATGAGCTTGAAGAGTACCGAAAAATCAAAGAAGACCTTGAACTAGAAGCCGCTGAAGCCCTTGGCTATAAAGATGAAAATGACAGGCTGGCATTTTTTACCAAAAACTTCCTGGAACTTCCAAAAGCCAGCCCCTCTCTTCTTGACCTTAAGGTCGAGATTACGGACAGAATGCTTTCGAACTGCCAGTGCTGCGGGTGGCGCTGTGAAGTTGACAGGAAAGCCGGTGAAAAAGGCTTCTGCAGACTAGCCGACACTTCCAATTACGCTTCTGAGTTCCTGCACATGGGAGAGGAGCCTGAGCTTGTGCCTTCTCATACGATTTTTCTTACAGGTTGTGCTTTTGCCTGCGTTTACTGCCAGAATTGGGATATCTCAACTAATCCTGAATCTGGGACTCGGATCGAACCCAGGAAACTTGCAAAGCTTATCGACCTTCGGAGAATGCACGGGGCCAGAAACGTGAATTTCGTTACCCCGACTCCGCATGCGCATACCGTCCTGAAGATAGTCCGGGAAATCTCTGTAAACACTCCTGTGATCTGGAACTCAAATATGTATCATTCTCCAGAAGTTGCAGAGATCCTTGAAGGGGTTGTGGATGTTTACCTGGGAGATTTTAAGTACGGAAACAATGCATGCGCCCGGAAATATTCAAAAATAAAAAATTACCTGGAAATCGTGCAGCCCAATTTTGAATTTGCTTACGCAACCGCAGAAGTCCTCCTTCGACACCTGGTCCTTCCGGGCCACCTGGAATGTTGCACAAGACCTATTGCCGAATGGGTTGCAAAACATATTCCGCAAATAAGATTTAACCTCATGTTCCAGTACAGACCGTGCTACCGGGCTATGGAATATCCAGAGATTGGACGCCGCCTGACTCCGGAAGAAGAGACTAAAGCGATCGAGATTGTAAAAGAGGAAGGGATTGAAGATTTACTGGTCTGA
- a CDS encoding class I SAM-dependent methyltransferase, protein MEVESRNKMEKTHTKPKNVWEGFFKDKTHGGHRYSSEEFLAMEAREKLFHLEGGKTLLDFGCGSAELLTYYAPEYEQLLGVDFSPSMLGEASKRISERKCNNIDLILADHETLWENLDSNFDRITAAGVVQYLTFQEIDDFIAKSSEYLSTGGKIVFFDILDPRLYPLWKLGVFAPNAGLLKALYRVGCDFQTSVLATLKNRPRNIYGFTHNPYKIQKIANKNGFEMRYVQSMYYEYKYHAIMFRT, encoded by the coding sequence ATGGAAGTAGAAAGTAGAAATAAGATGGAAAAAACGCATACGAAGCCAAAGAATGTCTGGGAAGGCTTTTTTAAGGATAAGACACACGGAGGCCATAGATATTCATCTGAGGAGTTTCTTGCTATGGAAGCAAGGGAAAAACTATTTCACCTTGAAGGAGGCAAAACACTGCTTGACTTCGGGTGTGGCTCTGCAGAACTCCTGACTTACTATGCTCCTGAATATGAACAGCTTTTAGGAGTAGATTTTTCCCCGTCCATGCTTGGAGAAGCAAGTAAGAGGATCAGTGAAAGAAAATGTAATAATATTGACCTTATACTTGCTGACCATGAAACACTCTGGGAAAACCTGGACTCAAATTTTGATCGAATAACTGCAGCTGGAGTAGTCCAATACTTAACGTTTCAAGAAATTGATGACTTTATTGCTAAGTCATCAGAATATCTCAGTACAGGCGGTAAAATAGTATTTTTTGACATACTGGATCCACGCCTATACCCATTGTGGAAACTAGGAGTATTTGCGCCGAATGCAGGGCTTTTAAAAGCTTTATACAGGGTAGGTTGCGATTTTCAGACTTCAGTTCTGGCAACTTTAAAAAACCGTCCGAGAAACATTTATGGTTTTACCCATAATCCTTATAAAATCCAGAAAATTGCAAACAAAAACGGCTTTGAGATGCGCTATGTACAATCAATGTACTACGAATATAAGTATCATGCAATAATGTTTCGAACTTAA
- the mtnP gene encoding S-methyl-5'-thioadenosine phosphorylase: MEKIPENVEIAVLGGVGFNSYQEFESQLVNTPYGEVTVYLTTVRGKKVVVIPRHAGENHIPPHRINYRANIWAVYSIGAKRVISTNSVGSMRGHPVGSFVVLDDFIDFTRNRPSTFYDDRTAHVDVSEPYCPEIRIALRDALEKQGLPYTEGIYACTEGPRFETRAEIRMMSQFADVVGMTGVPEVGLAKELSLCYASLAIVTNQACGMTTQKLTADEVTEVVGKAQDAIFEIISDTIEKIPETRNCRCRFAKDGACL; this comes from the coding sequence ATGGAAAAAATACCTGAAAACGTTGAAATTGCAGTGCTCGGTGGTGTCGGTTTTAACTCTTACCAGGAATTTGAAAGCCAGTTAGTAAACACACCATATGGAGAAGTTACGGTTTATCTTACTACTGTAAGAGGGAAAAAAGTTGTAGTAATCCCCAGGCATGCGGGAGAAAACCATATTCCTCCTCACAGGATTAATTACAGGGCCAATATCTGGGCTGTATATTCTATTGGAGCAAAACGTGTAATTTCCACAAATTCCGTAGGGTCAATGCGAGGGCATCCGGTGGGCAGCTTTGTAGTACTTGACGATTTCATAGATTTTACCCGGAACCGGCCTTCTACCTTCTATGATGACAGAACCGCACACGTCGATGTATCTGAGCCCTACTGCCCTGAGATAAGGATAGCCCTTAGAGACGCTCTGGAAAAACAGGGACTACCCTATACCGAAGGAATTTATGCCTGTACGGAGGGCCCGCGTTTTGAGACCAGGGCCGAAATCCGCATGATGAGCCAATTTGCAGATGTTGTAGGCATGACCGGTGTACCTGAAGTGGGCCTTGCAAAAGAACTCAGCCTCTGTTACGCTTCTCTTGCTATAGTCACAAATCAGGCATGTGGAATGACCACACAGAAATTAACTGCAGACGAAGTTACCGAGGTTGTGGGAAAAGCTCAGGACGCAATCTTTGAGATTATTTCGGATACGATAGAAAAGATTCCAGAAACTCGAAACTGCAGGTGCAGATTTGCTAAGGACGGAGCCTGCTTGTGA
- a CDS encoding LSM domain-containing protein, with protein MFPNKKVQKIVGSRIQVEMKGDLNLLEGTLKSVDDYMNLHLVDTMEIVKGEKVRSLGSVVLRGNNIILITPIEE; from the coding sequence TTGTTCCCAAATAAAAAAGTTCAGAAAATTGTTGGATCAAGAATCCAGGTAGAAATGAAAGGCGATCTTAATCTGCTTGAAGGCACTCTTAAGAGCGTGGACGACTATATGAACCTTCATCTCGTGGACACCATGGAGATCGTAAAAGGAGAAAAAGTTCGTTCCCTTGGCTCAGTAGTACTTCGTGGCAATAACATTATACTGATCACTCCTATCGAAGAATAA
- a CDS encoding DUF373 family protein, translating into MQTLVICIDRDNDLGEKAKLETPIVGREANVQAAVALGIADPEDSDTNTIFGGIRILDELRAKGTDAEIVSFAGDKNVGVISDQKISEQLETFLNMYDVQRAVFVSDGAEDETLVPIVQSRMRIDSVKRIVIMQSQNLESTYYILKHVFSDPKISQTFFVPLGLAFLIYAIFLLADYPDGAVIGILAAVGLYMLYRGFGLDDLVALEKEKLWDAFLEQRMVFISYTASLLTLLVATVYGTMEVWKLYSADGVWYQGILTLVSVFINASVWWYAGAMLLADLGKIFDLKMENKPIYKNIAISLFVIATGLLFWGASTYILATASLSEGITNDASIALQYFVYSVAVAILISLAGIKYSVSNQASENEEKGRDKRRKKLA; encoded by the coding sequence ATGCAGACCTTAGTTATATGCATAGACAGAGACAACGATCTGGGCGAAAAAGCAAAACTCGAAACCCCAATAGTAGGACGGGAGGCAAATGTTCAGGCTGCCGTCGCACTTGGGATCGCAGACCCGGAGGATTCTGATACCAACACTATCTTCGGTGGAATCAGGATTCTTGATGAATTACGGGCAAAAGGAACTGATGCTGAGATAGTTTCTTTTGCAGGAGATAAAAATGTTGGAGTGATCTCAGACCAGAAAATTTCCGAGCAGCTTGAAACATTTCTCAATATGTATGACGTGCAGCGGGCGGTATTCGTCTCGGATGGGGCAGAGGACGAAACGCTTGTGCCTATTGTCCAATCCCGTATGAGAATTGACTCCGTAAAAAGAATCGTAATAATGCAGAGCCAGAATCTGGAAAGTACTTACTATATCCTGAAACATGTTTTTAGCGACCCAAAAATCTCCCAGACTTTCTTTGTACCTTTAGGGCTTGCTTTTCTCATTTATGCAATATTTTTGCTTGCAGATTATCCCGATGGTGCAGTTATAGGAATTCTTGCAGCTGTAGGGCTTTACATGTTGTACAGGGGTTTTGGACTGGACGATCTTGTCGCTCTTGAAAAAGAAAAGCTCTGGGACGCTTTTCTTGAACAGAGAATGGTTTTTATCAGCTATACGGCTTCCCTGCTTACACTCCTTGTAGCAACTGTGTACGGAACTATGGAAGTATGGAAGCTTTACTCGGCAGATGGGGTATGGTATCAAGGGATCCTTACGCTTGTCTCAGTATTCATCAATGCTTCAGTCTGGTGGTATGCAGGAGCCATGCTGCTTGCCGACCTTGGTAAAATCTTCGATTTAAAGATGGAAAATAAGCCCATTTATAAAAATATCGCGATTTCTTTATTTGTGATCGCAACAGGGCTGCTCTTCTGGGGCGCAAGTACATACATTTTAGCGACGGCTTCCCTTTCGGAAGGCATTACTAATGATGCATCCATTGCTCTACAGTACTTTGTGTATTCGGTCGCAGTTGCGATTCTTATTTCTCTTGCAGGCATAAAATACAGCGTATCAAACCAGGCCTCCGAAAACGAAGAGAAAGGAAGAGATAAAAGAAGGAAAAAACTCGCCTGA
- a CDS encoding APC family permease, translating into MSSDNYPSHPQTHPQTDLKPAGDCSRAHCEPKELERSIDWKQGLAIALGVPLLILPSIGYFTGYVWAFSIILWGLTILLGFIQNLAFGELATVFPKASGLPGYTQTVFGSNSNKINQGKFKFGKFIGGFSAWSYWFGWSPVLAIYAILIGDYLQGLIPALDVIPKTFLSLLVGGFIFGSLAVINSKGLKNGARAGYILAIVSLIPLMVITLAPFLTGDFHTANITGSWFPVDWTWDLQHVLIIFGLFAMAEWSACAWETAAIYGPEYKNPNTDTPKALLVCGGICLVLYILVQTSVIGTLGVDQVIAQPVSPMLPLANLSLGALGASISIIMLIGAMLLIIQTAFLSSARSIYSMSIQGNLPAFLSKLNAHGHPMNAMAADAMFNMCLILLGNPTAILAASAIGYICANGISLYTYFKVRNDPEFSKLERPFKAPRGWKNVAMATAILNVPFFLIGIIYLNSLELGWATTGVGFFVLCLYIPLWFYSQREAKEGKAAEKDAILGEISV; encoded by the coding sequence ATGAGCAGTGACAATTATCCTTCCCATCCTCAGACCCACCCTCAAACTGACCTGAAGCCAGCAGGAGATTGCAGCAGGGCACACTGCGAGCCAAAGGAGCTTGAAAGAAGTATTGACTGGAAGCAAGGGCTTGCAATAGCTCTTGGCGTTCCTTTGTTAATCCTACCGTCAATAGGTTACTTTACAGGCTATGTCTGGGCTTTTTCAATAATATTATGGGGCCTGACTATTTTACTCGGCTTTATCCAGAACCTCGCATTCGGAGAGCTTGCAACGGTTTTTCCTAAGGCTTCAGGTTTGCCAGGTTATACCCAAACCGTTTTTGGCTCAAATTCAAATAAAATTAATCAAGGAAAATTTAAGTTTGGTAAATTCATAGGTGGTTTCAGCGCCTGGAGTTACTGGTTCGGCTGGAGTCCTGTGCTTGCAATTTATGCTATCCTGATAGGGGATTACCTTCAGGGCTTGATACCAGCTCTTGATGTAATTCCCAAGACTTTTCTTTCCTTATTGGTAGGTGGATTTATTTTTGGATCTCTTGCAGTTATAAATTCAAAAGGACTCAAGAATGGAGCAAGAGCAGGGTACATCTTAGCGATAGTCTCTTTGATTCCTCTTATGGTTATTACACTTGCTCCGTTTCTCACAGGAGACTTTCATACTGCTAATATCACAGGCTCATGGTTCCCTGTTGACTGGACCTGGGACCTGCAGCATGTACTCATCATTTTCGGGCTTTTCGCAATGGCAGAATGGAGTGCCTGTGCCTGGGAAACAGCAGCAATTTACGGGCCAGAATACAAGAACCCTAATACTGATACTCCAAAAGCACTACTAGTCTGCGGAGGAATTTGTCTCGTGCTTTATATACTGGTTCAGACATCTGTAATAGGTACTCTTGGAGTTGATCAAGTAATTGCCCAGCCTGTGTCTCCTATGCTTCCTCTTGCAAATCTTTCTCTAGGCGCTCTTGGGGCTTCCATCTCGATAATAATGCTTATCGGAGCCATGCTACTGATTATCCAGACTGCGTTTCTCTCCTCAGCAAGGTCAATTTATTCAATGTCAATTCAAGGCAATCTTCCTGCATTTCTAAGCAAACTGAACGCCCACGGACACCCGATGAATGCAATGGCTGCAGATGCCATGTTCAATATGTGTTTAATCCTTTTGGGAAATCCTACTGCAATTCTTGCAGCTTCTGCAATAGGGTATATATGTGCTAACGGAATCAGTCTCTATACGTATTTCAAGGTAAGGAATGACCCTGAGTTCTCAAAGTTAGAAAGACCCTTTAAAGCCCCACGCGGCTGGAAAAACGTAGCAATGGCAACGGCAATTTTGAATGTTCCCTTCTTTCTGATAGGGATAATTTACCTCAATAGCCTTGAATTAGGCTGGGCTACTACAGGGGTAGGTTTTTTCGTGCTTTGTCTCTACATCCCGCTCTGGTTTTATTCCCAGAGAGAAGCAAAAGAAGGAAAAGCTGCGGAAAAAGATGCCATTCTTGGTGAAATTTCAGTGTAA
- a CDS encoding ATP-binding protein, producing the protein MICGHHNFFQNAPDLISRDIFPCCSVGDSEIKLISGPTHAGKTTFMSQVASNLVGVKIYIDFEESQVQELGSGDLQAIEETAAEIRKKETEDGAGRIFYFFDEIQNLQGWENWVDRLHRQGAEIYLTSSRSKLINEFSSRFSGRCKILRLFPFSFREYLQIKGNIIAEPNFLTLASSDELLCMFFQYFENGGFPDVIKKDDISLSRKYFEEELQKGAAAGYDIQKLKKLAIFLISNMASEYSPDTLKKVSGIESEELIDTYLDYLEDIFLLYRVPKLNRLQESGKEKESPCKIYAGDTGLFKAVYPGYPDSLGLRFENLVFLELLRREKQVFYFRNKRECDFIIKEKGSQKVSAAIQISVCFGNPAVKEREILGLMEALDEYGLEEGLILTMDEEETIIVDSKGGKKIIMVKSVWKWMLE; encoded by the coding sequence ATGATCTGCGGTCATCATAATTTTTTTCAAAATGCCCCAGATTTAATCTCCAGAGATATTTTCCCCTGCTGTTCCGTAGGAGACAGTGAAATTAAACTCATCTCTGGACCCACTCATGCAGGTAAAACCACCTTCATGAGTCAGGTTGCCAGTAACCTGGTTGGAGTAAAAATTTATATTGATTTTGAAGAGAGTCAGGTACAGGAGCTGGGATCTGGAGATTTACAGGCTATTGAGGAGACTGCAGCCGAAATCCGCAAAAAAGAAACTGAAGACGGAGCAGGAAGGATTTTCTACTTTTTTGATGAAATCCAGAATCTACAGGGCTGGGAGAATTGGGTTGACAGGCTTCACAGACAGGGAGCAGAAATTTATCTAACTTCATCGAGATCAAAATTAATAAATGAGTTTTCTTCCAGATTTTCAGGTAGATGTAAAATTTTAAGGCTTTTCCCGTTCTCTTTTAGGGAATATCTGCAGATTAAAGGTAATATAATAGCAGAGCCGAACTTTCTAACGCTTGCAAGCAGTGATGAACTGTTATGTATGTTTTTCCAGTATTTTGAAAACGGTGGTTTTCCGGATGTAATCAAAAAAGATGACATAAGTCTATCCCGAAAATATTTTGAAGAAGAGCTGCAAAAAGGGGCTGCAGCGGGGTATGATATTCAGAAGTTAAAAAAGTTAGCCATATTCCTGATTTCGAACATGGCTTCGGAATACTCCCCCGATACCCTAAAAAAAGTAAGTGGAATTGAAAGTGAGGAACTCATAGACACTTATCTGGACTATCTAGAAGACATTTTCTTGCTCTATCGGGTCCCAAAGCTCAACAGACTCCAGGAAAGTGGGAAGGAAAAAGAAAGTCCCTGTAAGATTTATGCAGGCGATACCGGACTTTTCAAGGCAGTATATCCCGGTTACCCTGACAGCCTTGGGCTGAGATTTGAGAACCTTGTGTTCCTTGAACTGCTGAGAAGGGAAAAACAGGTATTCTACTTCCGGAACAAAAGAGAATGTGATTTTATCATTAAGGAAAAAGGCAGCCAGAAAGTTTCAGCTGCAATTCAGATCTCGGTTTGCTTCGGAAACCCTGCAGTGAAGGAAAGAGAAATTCTGGGGCTTATGGAAGCTCTTGATGAGTACGGCCTTGAAGAGGGGCTTATTCTGACAATGGACGAAGAAGAGACCATTATAGTTGACAGCAAAGGCGGAAAAAAAATAATCATGGTTAAATCAGTGTGGAAATGGATGCTGGAATAA
- a CDS encoding DUF5814 domain-containing protein: MMLWVLGYAEKSKIRIMAIKDRMKQPLYMAELLIKDSYKGPRPLKIRLFTGKKKEEFIPPQQFIELLRSANRIMLAEGGDPANEAAFLEMLKGFQLNADKVKICKHCWIKKRFNFVNSKSIKYNNELICLDCAKEELLRAVRSAGAPYGEKSIDFLEQVLSKTRDLDRTIRMLSPERLDPEFTRYDTIRTNPSSTTVRVKSLPLQKKFKKMLLEKSETLLPVQALSIESGLLEGKNQFVVSATATGKTLIGEMAGIQNLFNKKGKMLYLVPLVALANQKYDQFKERYSKLGFTTSIKIGAILIKTSQRVKMQTSPGADIIVGTYEGIDHMLRSGNADFLGKIGTVVVDEVHTLEDQERGHRLDGLIGRLRYVAPEAQFIYLSATVANPEGYAKKLGARLVRYEHRPVPIDRHLLFCQENEKAKLISQLAKEEYSMLSSKKHRGQTIVFTNSRRNCHKLAGALSIRAAPYHAGLSQYERKKVETRFAKGELPVIVTTAALAAGVDFPASQVIFESLAMGIDWISVQDFLQMSGRAGRPDYHDRGVVVLMPVPGKSYSGSQSDTEEEVAIKLLQGEMLSAGVKYGEAEQLEEVLASVAVTSSVQDLRMIHNQMFGGYDLNKLILRLQSYRFVERKGNRITLTRFGKIIAAHFLPVSKAFLIRDAVLGENEPLKIATNLEFFDAAYFKYTNQIGSSLHVNMPSRIFQGATLDIIFDGESLSQLDAKIQELLLNFASDFLTCKCKDSPYCGCAEQKFSEKIIKLRTEALEPAQIIKKLENKYGISAYQGDVFGYLDNAVRNLDAVELIAKVHSKKGVAEEAKKLKKKVQG, from the coding sequence ATCATGCTTTGGGTCCTAGGTTACGCTGAAAAATCGAAGATAAGAATTATGGCTATAAAGGACCGGATGAAACAGCCGCTTTATATGGCCGAACTCCTCATAAAAGATAGTTACAAAGGGCCTCGCCCTCTTAAAATCAGGCTTTTTACCGGCAAAAAAAAAGAAGAATTCATTCCACCACAGCAGTTTATAGAGCTTCTGCGCAGTGCAAACCGAATAATGCTTGCAGAAGGAGGAGATCCTGCAAATGAGGCTGCTTTTCTGGAAATGCTTAAAGGATTTCAACTTAATGCGGACAAAGTAAAAATCTGTAAACACTGCTGGATAAAGAAGCGCTTCAACTTTGTAAACAGTAAATCCATCAAATACAATAACGAACTCATCTGCCTGGACTGTGCAAAAGAGGAACTTTTGCGTGCAGTCCGTTCGGCTGGTGCGCCGTATGGGGAAAAATCCATAGATTTCCTGGAGCAGGTGCTCTCAAAAACCCGAGACCTTGACAGGACTATCCGGATGCTGAGCCCTGAAAGGCTGGACCCTGAGTTCACACGCTACGATACTATAAGAACAAATCCATCCAGTACTACAGTTAGAGTAAAAAGCCTGCCTCTTCAAAAGAAATTCAAGAAAATGCTGCTCGAGAAATCCGAGACCCTGCTGCCTGTGCAAGCATTATCAATAGAATCCGGGCTCCTAGAAGGAAAAAACCAGTTTGTAGTCTCAGCAACAGCAACCGGAAAGACCCTTATAGGGGAGATGGCAGGGATCCAGAACCTCTTTAATAAAAAAGGAAAAATGCTCTACCTCGTTCCTCTGGTTGCACTTGCAAACCAGAAGTATGATCAGTTCAAAGAACGCTATTCAAAACTTGGGTTCACCACATCCATAAAGATCGGGGCAATTCTCATAAAAACGTCTCAGCGCGTGAAGATGCAGACTAGCCCGGGTGCGGATATCATTGTAGGGACTTACGAAGGCATAGACCATATGCTTCGGTCGGGAAATGCCGATTTTCTGGGCAAAATCGGAACTGTGGTAGTGGACGAAGTACATACTCTCGAAGACCAGGAGAGGGGCCACAGGTTGGACGGGCTTATTGGGAGACTAAGGTACGTGGCACCCGAAGCTCAATTCATCTATCTATCTGCAACCGTTGCAAATCCCGAAGGCTATGCAAAGAAACTCGGAGCCCGGCTTGTCCGTTACGAGCACAGACCGGTTCCTATTGACAGGCATCTTCTTTTCTGTCAGGAAAACGAAAAGGCAAAATTGATTTCCCAGCTTGCGAAAGAAGAATATTCAATGTTATCTTCAAAAAAGCACAGGGGCCAGACAATTGTCTTTACAAACTCCCGTCGAAACTGTCATAAACTTGCAGGAGCCCTTTCGATTCGGGCAGCACCCTATCATGCCGGGCTTTCCCAGTATGAAAGGAAGAAAGTTGAAACTCGCTTTGCAAAAGGAGAACTTCCGGTAATTGTGACCACGGCTGCCCTTGCGGCTGGGGTGGATTTTCCGGCTTCCCAGGTGATCTTTGAATCCCTGGCAATGGGAATAGACTGGATTTCAGTCCAGGATTTTCTGCAGATGAGCGGAAGGGCAGGGAGGCCTGACTACCATGATAGGGGAGTTGTTGTGCTGATGCCTGTGCCTGGAAAATCATATTCAGGTTCCCAGTCCGATACCGAAGAAGAGGTTGCAATTAAACTACTCCAGGGAGAAATGCTCTCAGCAGGCGTAAAATATGGAGAAGCCGAACAGCTTGAGGAAGTGCTTGCATCGGTTGCAGTCACCTCCTCGGTGCAGGACCTTAGAATGATCCACAACCAGATGTTTGGAGGCTACGACCTGAATAAATTGATTCTGCGCCTTCAAAGCTACCGTTTTGTGGAAAGAAAAGGAAACCGAATAACGCTTACGCGTTTTGGAAAAATTATTGCAGCTCATTTCCTTCCTGTATCGAAAGCTTTTCTGATTCGGGATGCAGTGCTTGGAGAGAATGAACCCCTGAAGATCGCAACCAACCTGGAGTTTTTTGATGCAGCGTATTTCAAATATACTAACCAGATCGGAAGCTCCCTGCATGTGAATATGCCTTCAAGGATTTTTCAGGGAGCTACACTTGATATAATCTTTGACGGGGAGTCTCTTTCCCAGCTTGATGCAAAAATCCAGGAACTCCTGTTAAACTTTGCTTCGGACTTTTTAACCTGTAAATGCAAAGATTCACCTTACTGCGGCTGCGCAGAACAGAAGTTTTCGGAAAAAATAATTAAGCTGCGTACAGAAGCTCTTGAGCCTGCACAGATAATAAAGAAACTTGAAAACAAGTACGGGATCTCGGCCTATCAGGGTGACGTTTTCGGGTACCTGGACAACGCAGTCAGAAACCTTGACGCCGTGGAACTTATAGCAAAAGTACACTCTAAAAAGGGAGTTGCAGAAGAAGCAAAAAAGCTTAAAAAGAAAGTTCAGGGTTAA
- a CDS encoding multidrug efflux SMR transporter translates to MEWVFLFIAGLFEAAWAIGLKYTEGFTKLYPSVLTIVCMFLSFYFLSQSLKTLPIGTSYAVWTGIGIIGTTILGFLLFNEPMDFARGFCIILIFSGILGLRIISL, encoded by the coding sequence ATGGAATGGGTCTTCCTTTTTATCGCAGGTCTTTTTGAAGCAGCCTGGGCAATCGGGCTGAAATATACAGAAGGTTTCACGAAGCTTTATCCAAGCGTCCTTACCATCGTGTGCATGTTCCTTAGCTTTTATTTTCTTTCCCAGTCCCTAAAGACTCTGCCAATAGGAACCAGCTATGCAGTTTGGACCGGAATCGGGATTATCGGCACTACGATTCTTGGTTTCCTGCTCTTTAATGAACCCATGGACTTTGCAAGGGGTTTCTGTATTATTCTTATATTCTCAGGGATTCTCGGGCTCAGGATAATTTCTCTATAA